One segment of Burkholderia multivorans ATCC BAA-247 DNA contains the following:
- a CDS encoding lytic transglycosylase domain-containing protein translates to MDKLAENDRVIGAPLGASAAQIWQESRNNPNAVSPKGALGYAQVMPKTLAKVETALGRRLDPTNFDDSLQIQRYIMTQNMQRFGNYNDALRAYNSGWDPEKWNNDETNAYVSAITGEDGVSASGRPFVAPGTGKGMQLKPDPITLALQRRANAQPVADELADGTAFDETPLRNSLDNMALEDAATAEAAAGIRALSEKAGFVESFVQAAHWDTLAGRLQDAWQAGADDPSWRMSDAQKQYVATEAPEIWADDHLRDYVGGARSQADYERRLGLAQQQADFQRRAANSGWTSTAGQLLAGAGDPVMLGATIGAGAIANAARAAFAIRAAEGFGAVAGSMAEGAAGNMLASAAITRMDNGGDNWPELFRQGVLGALLGGPGRAAAPGRLVAKSENSATPLRKSLDKRSLEEGAATASAPSIGDTSKKLAY, encoded by the coding sequence TTGGACAAGCTCGCCGAGAACGACCGCGTTATCGGCGCGCCGCTGGGCGCGAGCGCAGCGCAGATTTGGCAGGAGTCGCGGAACAACCCGAACGCGGTCTCGCCGAAGGGCGCGCTTGGGTACGCGCAGGTGATGCCGAAGACGCTGGCGAAGGTTGAGACAGCGCTGGGCCGTCGCCTCGATCCCACGAACTTCGACGACTCGCTGCAAATCCAGCGGTACATCATGACGCAGAACATGCAGCGCTTCGGGAACTACAACGACGCTCTGCGTGCATACAACTCCGGCTGGGACCCGGAGAAGTGGAACAACGACGAAACGAACGCGTACGTGTCCGCGATCACGGGTGAGGATGGCGTCAGCGCCTCGGGCCGACCCTTCGTGGCACCCGGCACGGGTAAGGGCATGCAGCTCAAGCCGGACCCGATCACGCTGGCGCTCCAGCGTCGCGCTAACGCCCAGCCGGTGGCGGACGAACTGGCGGACGGTACTGCGTTCGACGAGACGCCGCTTCGCAACTCGCTGGACAATATGGCCCTCGAAGACGCAGCGACGGCGGAGGCGGCTGCCGGCATCCGAGCGCTGAGCGAGAAGGCGGGCTTCGTCGAGTCGTTCGTACAGGCTGCTCATTGGGATACACTCGCCGGACGCCTGCAAGACGCATGGCAGGCCGGTGCAGATGATCCGAGTTGGAGGATGAGCGATGCTCAGAAGCAGTACGTGGCAACGGAAGCGCCCGAGATTTGGGCTGACGACCATCTCCGCGATTACGTCGGCGGTGCGCGCTCGCAAGCTGACTACGAACGCCGCCTCGGGCTCGCCCAGCAGCAAGCGGACTTCCAACGCCGCGCAGCCAACTCAGGTTGGACTTCGACTGCGGGCCAGTTGCTCGCAGGCGCAGGTGATCCGGTCATGCTGGGCGCAACAATTGGCGCAGGCGCAATTGCGAACGCGGCTCGTGCGGCATTCGCGATTCGCGCAGCGGAGGGCTTCGGCGCAGTAGCGGGCTCGATGGCCGAGGGCGCAGCAGGCAACATGCTCGCCTCGGCGGCTATCACCCGGATGGACAACGGCGGCGATAACTGGCCCGAGCTGTTCCGGCAGGGCGTGCTCGGTGCGCTGCTGGGCGGGCCGGGGCGCGCAGCCGCTCCGGGCCGCCTCGTAGCCAAGTCCGAAAACAGCGCGACGCCACTTCGGAAGTCACTGGACAAGAGGAGTCTAGAAGAGGGTGCTGCCACTGCGTCGGCGCCGAGCATCGGAGATACCAG